ACGTTTTAAATTTCTAATAAACCATTTGATTTTGCGCAATTCTTTTAAACCCTTTATTTTAAAGGCTTTTCTTACATAAAAGGGGATGTGAAATAAGTCCCTAAAAGAAATAGGACCATTCGTTCATGCGAAAGGTCCTACTTTTGTGGTAAAATTAACTTGCAATGAAAAATTTACCCAACACTTATTGTAATTCAAAACAAGGATATTTACCACTGTTTTTTTCAGATTGTTTGGATCTGCTGGATCCTGTTTTAACATTTGACAGATTGATAGGAGGAATCGATTTAAACAAGTATCTGACGGATATTCCGGAGTACACAACCGGACGACGCAGATATAATCCGGTCAACATGTTAAAAACAGTACTTTTCGGATTTATGACTAGCGGTTACTGCTCTCTGAGAAAACTGGAAGACAACTGCAAAGTTAATATCAGGTTCATGTATCTCATGGATAACCGGACTCCATCATACAGAACCTTTGGATATTTCATCAATAAAATACTTAAAGATAAGATTGAAAACATTTTTAACGATATCAATCATGCTATCTTTAACGAGGAGCATGTAGATCTGCAACATCTCTACATCGACGGCTCCAAGTTTGAAGCAAACGCAAACAAGTATACCTGGGTATGGAAGAAGGCTACCGAAAAGTTCCGTTACAAGCTTTACGAAAAAATCACTGCGGAGATTGAGGAAATTAATACAGAAATCGCATGGAGCGGGGTGCAGATTACAACAAACACAGAGTATTTACCGGATTATTTGAGTGAAATCGCTGAGCAACTAGTACTTTTATGGGAACTGGATACAAGCACATTTGTCTACGGAAGCGGAAAGCGAAAATCCAAAGAACAGCGTCATTATGAACACTTGACTACTTTCTGTCAGAAACTTCAAGAATACATACAAAAAATTGAAATCTGTGATCCTAACCGAAACAGTTACTCTAAAACAGATAACTCCGCTACTTTTATGCGTATCAAAACAGATTACATGGGAAATGATCAGCTTCTGCCGGCATATAATGTACAGATTGGTGTAGCAGATGAATATATTGCAGTTGTTGACGTAAACCATTATCGTTCGGATATGGATTGTTTCGTTCCTTTGATGGAGCACTTCAAACAAACTTATGGATTCTACCCCAAATATCCTGTGGCATATGCCGGATATGGCTCATACAACAATTATATTTTTTGTGAACAGAACGGCATTGAAAAGTATATGAAATTTCCAATGTTTAAAAAGGAAACTAAGGATCGGAAATATCATGAAGATCCATTTCGTGCAGTTAACTTCAGAATTGATGATCAAGGATTCATGAGATGTCCTAACGATAAAGTATTCCATTTTTTATGCAGAAAAAATGTGAGGGGAAATCAGTACGGACGCAAGGAAGAACTGTATGAATGCGAAGACTGTAGCGGATGTCCATATGCAAAGAAATGTAAGAAGACAGATAAGAATCGAACTGTTCGGATCAATCAGGAACTAACTTCCATGCATCAGGAAGTAATCGAAAACCTAGAAAGTATCCACGGTGCGTTATTACGAATGAACCGTTCGATACAAGCAGAAGGCACTTTCGGAATTATGAAAAGCGACCGTTGGTACAAGAGAATTGTCCGAAGAGGTATTCATTCAGTCAAACTGGAAGTTTTACTCGTGGCGATAGGCCATAATTTATATAAATATCAGAAAAAAAAGATGAGAAACAGAGCTGCCGCATAGATTCAAAAAAAGAATTTCTATGGGGTAGGGGAACTGCGCTTTTTTTGCGTATGATTTCAGCCATTTATACAAAATAAAGGCAAAAAGGAAGATGCGAAAAAACTCAATCGAGTTTTTTCACATCTCCCTCTTGTATTCATTGCATGGAGTTACAAAGCAGTAAGAAAGGTTAAGCCCCCTAAAATTACTCCTGCTGAATTAGGAATAATGAGAATCCAGTCCTTTTTCGGTTCTTTAGTCCACCCATAAATAACCCAAATCAGGCAAGAAATTGCAGCAAATAACGGTTGAAACGGTTGCGCTTTGCTCCCTTGTAAATTAGCGTAAATTTGAGGGATATAGGCAACAAAGACAAAAATTCCAAGAAATGCTCCAATAGACCCTACCAAAAGATTAAGTTTTTGTTTGGTCATCTGTTTCTCCTTTCTCTTGATACGATTTCTATAAATCATTAAATAATATCGTAAATATCTATTTTTAATAAATCCATGGCGATAAATTATAATATTTTTTTATTTTTGTCAAATCCCCATAGCTTCATTGGCATAATCCAAGTCAATCTGTATTATAGCATACTTCATTTTCCTTTTTCAACCTTTTTATTCCCGTCTTCCGTCGAAGTACTATGAAAGTTCCGAAGTTTTAAATTCCCATTGTGTGCAATCGATTTTCTAAAACCTAAATAAATCCTGATATCTCAACATTTTAAGTGCCTTGGTTAAGGCATTTTTTTGTTGCAAAAAATTTTCATATATGTTATAATAATAGTACTTCATAGTACTCTATGGGAGGTGCTTTATGGCATACTATTTAAGGCGTGAAAAAAAGAAAAATGGAGTCTATCTCCAGATGTATGAATCATATTGGGACAGAGAAAAGAAACAGCCACGTTCAAGAAACATTGAGTCTTTTGGGTATGTCGAGAAACTTGCATCTGAAGATATGCCCGATCCAGTGGCTTTCTATACTGACTATGTTAATTCAAAAAATGAAGAGCGTGCCAAAGCTCTTAACGATGAAACGCGCCCACGCTCATTTTCGTCTGCAATCGAAATGAATATAGGGCATTTCATGCTCCACTCACTCATAACAGAACTTAATGTTAAAGAGACCATAGATGTCCTTGCTTTACAAATGCGATTCCAATTCTCAGTTTACGATTTAATCAAACAGCTCATCTATGCAAGGGTTATCCTGCCATGCTCAAAATCCAAGACTGTATCACATGTATTCCCGCATCTTTATAGGGGTGTGCACATTTCAGAAGATCAAGTTTATGACGGCTGCTCTTTTATAGGGGAGTCTTATAAAAAATATATAGAACTCTTTAACCATTGCTATGGAGAGCATTACAAAAGAAACTTGCACAATGTATTTTTTGACTGTACCAACTATTACTTCGAAATTGACCTCCCAGGTGAGGACAGACAGAAGGGACCATCAAAAGAAAACGGACATTCACCAATTATAGGACAGGCACTGCTTTTGGATGCTGACCTTGTTCCCATGGCAATGCAGATGTATCCCGGAAATGAATCAGAAAAACCATATATCAGAAAAATCATTGAAGAAATGAAACAGCGTTATAAGGTGGAAGGAAAGACCGTACAGGTTGCCGACAAAGGACTTAACTGTGCCAGAAACATTTACTCCGCTGTTAAGGAAGCTAAGGACGGATATATTTTTTCAAAATCAGTACATGGAAAAAATCTCAGCAATAAAGAAAAACAGTGGCTTTTGCTTGAAAATGATGTAAATGTATTTACAGATTACCATGATGAAAAGGGACATTTGTTGTTTCGTATTAAGTCCTGCACAGACAGATTTTCATACAGTTTTACTGATACCGATCCTGAAACAGGCGAGGAGATAATCACAAAATTTTCAGTAAAAGAGAAACGCATTGTTTCTTACAACCCTGACCTTGCAAAAAAGCAGAAGGCTGAAATACAGAAAATGGTAGACAAAGCTGCTAACTACTCAACTTACAAAAACTTAGCCAGAGAAGATTTGGGAGATTCAGCAAAATATATAACCATAACAAACAAAGATAAGTCAGGAAAAAATATAAAGCCTTTAATAGAGATTAACCAGTCTAAAATTGATGAAGATCTTAAATATGCTGGTTATAATCTTATGGTAACCTCAGAGCTTGATATGGAGCCTTTGGATATTTACAGGACATACCATAGTTTGTGGAAGATAGAGGAGTCTTTCAGAATTACAAAATCATATCTTGATGCACGCCCTGTTTATGCACGAAAAAAAGAAACAATCTATGGGCATTTTTTAATATGCTATCTTAGTCTGTTTCTTTTAAGGGTTATGGAAATCAAATGTTTTAAGAACAGAATAAATTCCTATGACTTAATCAACTTTATGCGTGATTTCAGAATAGTGGATAGGGGTGACGGAACATATATTAATATTTCAAGGAACCAGGCTGCTAACGAGAAAGTCAAAAAGGAAACTGGTCTTAGCAACCTCGATGCCCTGTATCTTACTAAAGATGAAGTAGATAATTTCTTCGAAAACTGTATGCTGATTTATTAGAGTACTATATTTTTAGAGAAACGACGGAAGTCAGGTCCCATATGTTAAAGAACTGAGAAAACTATAATGCAGAACTTTATCGAAAATCCGATCTACCACCTGTAGATTATGAGATTACCGTAGAGCAGGCACTCATGCTTGTCAGAAACCAAGGTTATAAAATCAAGTCATCAACTGCATAGCCTTAACATTTCTAATATTCAATTTTTAAAGTAGCCACCGGAAGATGGCTTATTTGTCGTGTGCTTAGGGTAATGTATTCCCTCTACTTTTCATTTTCAATCTTCACCTCCCTCCTTGAAAATTTACAAAGAAAAAAAACGATAGTTTTTCTTCTATCGTCTTTGGTAACCATCTTTATGAATTTTTTTATTTTACAAAAAGTAATTTATAATACTATCTTCTTCCATTTTCTGATTTTGGTTCTGCAAGATCCAAAAGGTGCAACAGTATTCACATGAATAAACTTATATACTTCCCATACTGCTGTTTTAGTTGCTTCATAAATAAAATCCTTTCGTTTGTTGTAGGCTCCTCCCACTACCCTTGGGTGGTGGGAGGAGCCTTGTAAATTGGTTACACGCATGATATACTATTAATATAGAGAAAACCGTTGGGCTTTAAAGCCGAAGGCACTCTTAGTAGATTGAAAAGTATATATGAGGTTGTGGCAAAACAAAGCTTGTTGCCATGTAAAATATACTCAAGTAACCGACTGTACGGCATGGGAAACGCTTATCGTGAGATAACAAAGTACCTGATACAGTTGTATTAGAGCATATCTTTAATACAAAGGGTGTTGTCAACCACCCTACGATGTAACGCCACTTTAGATAACAATATCTATTGGGGTTTAAAGGTTGGAGACGTAAGTTGTTACTACGACTGGGTAGTTACAAGCTCATTACTTTTAAGTGATGGGTAGTTGACATGCAAATCCCTTTATTAAAACAGCATCCTCCGTGAAAAAAACATATTGAACCATTGTCTATAAGATATCTTAAATCAGTTTCACTTTCTTCTTTTGTTATTATTCTAAGATACTCCTCCGAAGGATCAGTCAAGGCATTGTCGAGAAAATATAATGCTTCAAGTTCGGTTCGCATATTACCGCAATCCATATATTTCATTCCATACTCCTATTTTAAATCAGTTTTTTTATATCTTCCGGAAACTCTTTCAATATCTGCTGTATATGTTTTTTCAAAAAATATATTAAAATTATCCCATACAGTTTCTGCATCAGCTTCTGTAAGTTCAATCTTTAAACGGTATGCTATACCGGTTTTGCATCTTTTCTTTCTTCCTGTTTCATCAGCCTTAAATACCTTTGTACTGCCCTTATCAAATTCCCAATCCTTATCATTTAGTGTCGGTATCTTTTCAGACAGTATTTCCTTAAACTCAGATATATTGTCAGAAAAATATTTACAAGCTTTTTCGAAAATTTCTAAATTTTCCATTTTTATTATTCCTTATATGATATTAAATCTGCTCTAATCTCACGATCAAAAATATCAGTCGACATCCACCCACAAATGATATTTTTCACAGTGCAAACATCTAAATAAATATCCGCAAATTGATCCGTCTTTTTCCAGATATGCCTCCACATCATTAAACTCTTTTCGTTTATTGTACTCTTCAAAGACTTCATCTGAAATTCCCATTTCATTCAATTCTTTTGTACCTACACTACCCAGAAATGCACAGTAATCGTTACAACAAGAAAGCCAATATTCACCCTGCCAACTCAAATATCCCGGTGTTCTGTGGAACAGTTCATCATTCTTTTCCTCATCAGGTTCAAAATTCCATTCAGTATCTTGAACAAATTCAGCATCAAACTTCTTTGCCGCCTCTCCGTTTGAAATACAAACCGGGCAGAGATTTTCTACATTTTCCCTACTGTATGGAGTGGTAGCATAATATACTGTGCTTCCCTTACCGCAACAAGGACATATCATTGCTTCTCCTTCTATAAATGCTCCTGTACCTATAGGATCCGGATGATATTTGAATTTCGGTAATAATTTTTTGCGTTTATTTCTTTCAATTTTTTCCTTTGCATTTAACGGTCTTTTTATTGCAAATCTGTCACCATGACTTTTACTTAAATCTTCTAATACTGAGAACTTTTTTAACTGCTTTTTATCCTTTTTATCATAAATACCCGCATACAGTTTATATACACTCTCCATCATATACAGCTGTTGATAGACATCTACCAACACTTCCATGGCTTCTTTTTTTGTATGCTTTGACAATCTGTCTGCAAATTCATATAGTGCCAATACACTTTCACTGCTCTCATTTTGTTTTATAAAATTTTCTTTTAAGCTTATATATTCTTTTAGAAATTCATTCATTAATAATTTCTACCTCTTTCTATAATCAAAGCATGTTATAATATCTTTTTACATACTCTATAAACTCATATATATCTTTAGATACCTCTTCCATTTCAAATGATCCTAGTGCTCCTAAATCATTTTTATATATGGTATCGTCCGAGTCCTTTTTTATAAAGAAAGCCAAATCTCCATCTTGACCTATCATAAAAAATTCAAGCTCATATTCTTCTACTTCATATGTGGTATTTCTTTCTTCTAAATCTCTCTTTTCATACAGAATAATTCCTGTATTTTCTACTGGAAACCCGTCACTTCCTTCAATCTCTTTTAAAAACTTTTCATACATTTTAGGAAGATTTGTGTTATACATAATCTGCGCCTCCTCATATAATCAAGTGTTTTTTTATTGAAAATTCAAGGTTTTTCAACCTTTCATATCTCAGTGAATAAGCCACAGCTATGAGCATTTCGATGTATCAGGTACTGAAATAGTGGTTAAAAGGTATACGAAATAAAACGTCATTGATTTCCGCTTTACTGGCCTTGTGTATACCCATCCCTCTATGGCAGCTAACCTCCTATATCCACCAGGATCATCTCTGTCTCCAGAGATCCTAACTTCCTTCGTCCTGCCTGCCCATAACCAGGGTGTCAGCTATGCTCCTTAACGGGGTCATATGCCCCATGGTGACTATTTCTGCCGACTACTGGCTCATTCTTTGTATTATTGATTACTGACTCGCTTCCTGTTCCAGCACTGTGATCAGTGGACGTTATCTGTTACATTCTGCTTGTTCCAGTGGCTGTCCACATGACAGCCTCCATTATAGTTACTTGTCTTTCTTACGCAGCCTGTAGATAAACTGCCGGTCTCTTGATGTCACTGACCATCTTTTTCGGATCATAATCCACACCTTTTGTCAGCATTGCATAAAAGACACGTATCAGCTTGGCTGCAATCGCCATAAGTGACTGCATTTTCTTCAACGGATTCAGCCTTCTGGTTGTGTAATAATTATGGAGTTCTCTGAACTCCGGGTTCTTCGCTACAAGCGACATTGCAACCTCAAAGAGCAGGTATCTGAGTCTCTTTCGACCTCGTCTGCTTATTGTTGTCTCGCCCTTGTGCTTTCCCGAACTACTTTCAACCAATGCCAACCCTGCAAGCTTCTGCAGTTCTTTCGGCGTGTTAAAACGGCTGATATCACCTACTTCAGCAAGGAATCCTGACACTGTCTTGATTCCCACACCTTTGATTTCCAACAGCTTCTCAGCCATCGGAATCTGCTTTGCCAACCCTTCAATCAGAGTCATAACTTCCTGAAGACGTATGTTTCTGGATTCATAATCCTCCAGAAGCATTCGGATTTCCATTCTTGCAGATACTGCTCCTTCTTTGCTTCCGACGCTGTGCTCTGCAGCTTCTATCAGGGTCTTCGCCCTCGCTTTTCCAACTGCTCTTAACTTCGCATCACGCCAGATTTGGTTCACTCCATCGATACCTAATGTCAGGATATCTTCAGGGAGTGGTGCTGCTTTAAGGATTAGCATTCCGCTCTTGGCATCTGGATTTCCGTATACCGTTTTATATTCAGGAAAATATATATTGAACCAACGACTGATCCTGTTTTGAATTCTTGTAAGTTCCGCCTGTAACTGGAATCTTATGTTTGATGCTGTTCTAAGATCAGCGTAAACACCATCCGGCAGGTATGGGATCATGTAACGTCCCTCTCTAACTAATCCTGCTATAACTTTCGGATCCTTACGGTCATTTTTAGTTGGATTATTGTCATCGAGTTCTTTTGATTTTTTCACATGGTGAGGATTTACAAGAACCAGTTTCATTTCATTATCCTGTAGAAACTTTCCAAGATTGAACCAGTAATGCCCGATCGGTTCCATACCTGGAACCACCTTATCCTTCTCATGTCTTTCTTTGAGATCCAGGATCCATTCCTTAAGTGTCACAAATCCAGTCTCTGTGTTACTAAATTTAAAAGGTTTCTTTGAATACTCAATTCCGCTGTAATCAAAAGCTCTGGCGTAGTGCGTCTCACTTCCGACATCAATCCCAAGTACCAAAGTTTTTTCTGTAATAGCTTCAATTTTTGCGTTCTGTGTGTTAGACTTCATTGTAGATACTTCTCTGTTTAATAAGATTGTTACTAACCTGCCAGTCAGTAGTCTTATTGTACTCTGAGGTATTTTCAATTTTCAGCATCCACGTTTTTTATTATACAGGAAGCTCCTTATATGTACATAATAGCGTACGCTTTTATTTTTTTCAATAATAATCCGACAAAAAAGCCGAAAAGTCTTGTCATTCAGTTGAAAAGAGCGTAACCAGAATACCTTGACACTCCCCACAGCTTGCGCAGGGGGTTACGACCATCAGAAGCCTTCTAAATAACTTTTCGATGCACAGGCGATAAAATATGCTATAATATGTATATAGGAAATCCTATGAATTTCTCAAGTATGAGAAGAATTACACTCTTTTAAAGAATAGCCCTAATGATAAGGCCTTAAATTCCAATCAACATAACAGTCATATTGGAAAGCAAAACAATCAAAATTTTGTACATATCCCTTATGGACAGTTCACATCCGATTATTGCTGTTTTACTTGCAGGTCTTTGCACAATCATAAAGTAGGAAGAGGGGATAACATATGAGTATGCCGTTTAATGAGATTACATGGATGA
This region of Lachnospiraceae bacterium oral taxon 096 genomic DNA includes:
- a CDS encoding transposase; translation: MKNLPNTYCNSKQGYLPLFFSDCLDLLDPVLTFDRLIGGIDLNKYLTDIPEYTTGRRRYNPVNMLKTVLFGFMTSGYCSLRKLEDNCKVNIRFMYLMDNRTPSYRTFGYFINKILKDKIENIFNDINHAIFNEEHVDLQHLYIDGSKFEANANKYTWVWKKATEKFRYKLYEKITAEIEEINTEIAWSGVQITTNTEYLPDYLSEIAEQLVLLWELDTSTFVYGSGKRKSKEQRHYEHLTTFCQKLQEYIQKIEICDPNRNSYSKTDNSATFMRIKTDYMGNDQLLPAYNVQIGVADEYIAVVDVNHYRSDMDCFVPLMEHFKQTYGFYPKYPVAYAGYGSYNNYIFCEQNGIEKYMKFPMFKKETKDRKYHEDPFRAVNFRIDDQGFMRCPNDKVFHFLCRKNVRGNQYGRKEELYECEDCSGCPYAKKCKKTDKNRTVRINQELTSMHQEVIENLESIHGALLRMNRSIQAEGTFGIMKSDRWYKRIVRRGIHSVKLEVLLVAIGHNLYKYQKKKMRNRAAA
- a CDS encoding IS1634 family transposase, with translation MAYYLRREKKKNGVYLQMYESYWDREKKQPRSRNIESFGYVEKLASEDMPDPVAFYTDYVNSKNEERAKALNDETRPRSFSSAIEMNIGHFMLHSLITELNVKETIDVLALQMRFQFSVYDLIKQLIYARVILPCSKSKTVSHVFPHLYRGVHISEDQVYDGCSFIGESYKKYIELFNHCYGEHYKRNLHNVFFDCTNYYFEIDLPGEDRQKGPSKENGHSPIIGQALLLDADLVPMAMQMYPGNESEKPYIRKIIEEMKQRYKVEGKTVQVADKGLNCARNIYSAVKEAKDGYIFSKSVHGKNLSNKEKQWLLLENDVNVFTDYHDEKGHLLFRIKSCTDRFSYSFTDTDPETGEEIITKFSVKEKRIVSYNPDLAKKQKAEIQKMVDKAANYSTYKNLAREDLGDSAKYITITNKDKSGKNIKPLIEINQSKIDEDLKYAGYNLMVTSELDMEPLDIYRTYHSLWKIEESFRITKSYLDARPVYARKKETIYGHFLICYLSLFLLRVMEIKCFKNRINSYDLINFMRDFRIVDRGDGTYINISRNQAANEKVKKETGLSNLDALYLTKDEVDNFFENCMLIY
- a CDS encoding CbrC family protein, producing the protein MNEFLKEYISLKENFIKQNESSESVLALYEFADRLSKHTKKEAMEVLVDVYQQLYMMESVYKLYAGIYDKKDKKQLKKFSVLEDLSKSHGDRFAIKRPLNAKEKIERNKRKKLLPKFKYHPDPIGTGAFIEGEAMICPCCGKGSTVYYATTPYSRENVENLCPVCISNGEAAKKFDAEFVQDTEWNFEPDEEKNDELFHRTPGYLSWQGEYWLSCCNDYCAFLGSVGTKELNEMGISDEVFEEYNKRKEFNDVEAYLEKDGSICGYLFRCLHCEKYHLWVDVD
- a CDS encoding IS110 family transposase, whose amino-acid sequence is MKSNTQNAKIEAITEKTLVLGIDVGSETHYARAFDYSGIEYSKKPFKFSNTETGFVTLKEWILDLKERHEKDKVVPGMEPIGHYWFNLGKFLQDNEMKLVLVNPHHVKKSKELDDNNPTKNDRKDPKVIAGLVREGRYMIPYLPDGVYADLRTASNIRFQLQAELTRIQNRISRWFNIYFPEYKTVYGNPDAKSGMLILKAAPLPEDILTLGIDGVNQIWRDAKLRAVGKARAKTLIEAAEHSVGSKEGAVSARMEIRMLLEDYESRNIRLQEVMTLIEGLAKQIPMAEKLLEIKGVGIKTVSGFLAEVGDISRFNTPKELQKLAGLALVESSSGKHKGETTISRRGRKRLRYLLFEVAMSLVAKNPEFRELHNYYTTRRLNPLKKMQSLMAIAAKLIRVFYAMLTKGVDYDPKKMVSDIKRPAVYLQAA